One segment of Mangifera indica cultivar Alphonso unplaced genomic scaffold, CATAS_Mindica_2.1 Un_0042, whole genome shotgun sequence DNA contains the following:
- the LOC123206595 gene encoding uncharacterized protein LOC123206595 produces the protein MSLGWDRAINSFRWRRFSACNSILTAIFSFLLDLHSPPAITRKKAEAEASLYSLDLSTLFTKETLSLHINLLTNFKKISSQASQNRAKSSMPHRTGSKPHRQIIYEMGGKEGNPPDMGILFFETRKKDGKLVEPETEEKHLQIVKTIQAEPTLSTIEVIEKCFGAQHHSNVFGYGGGIKRKNFKDPRQKKMDELQAKLHNKDEENRILKRHIAKIEERLLRIEHFMQQNPNVSTEFPSSELDQELHKNDV, from the exons ATGAGTTTAGGTTGGGATAGAGCAATAAACAGCTTCCGATGGCGCCGCTTCTCCGCCTGCAATTCTATATTGACAGctatattttcatttcttcttgatCTCCACTCTCCGCCTGCAATAACCAGAAAGAAGGCTGAGGCTGAGGCGTCCCTGTACTCTCTTGATCTCTCCACTCTCTTCACCAAGGAAACTCTCTCTCTTCACATCAATTTACTTACGAATTTCAAG AAAATAAGCTCTCAAGCCTCTCAAAACAGAGCTAAATCTTCAATGCCTCATCGTACGGGTAGTAAACCTCATAGGCAGATTATTTATGAAATg GGAGGAAAAGAAGGTAATCCACCTGATATGGGAATACTCTTTTTTGAAACTCGAAAAAAGGATGGAAAGTTGGTTGAGCCTGAAACTGAAGAAAAACAT CTTCAAATTGTAAAGACTATTCAAGCTGAGCCAACACTTTCTACTATTGAGGtaattgaaaaatgttttggAGCACAACATCACAGCAATGTGTTTGGCTATGGGGGTGGAATTAAACGGAAAAACTTCAAAGATCCTAGACAAAAGAAGATGGATGAACTTCAAGCCAAACTTCATAACAAGGATGAAGAAAATCGCATCCTCAAGAGACACATCGCAAAGATTGAAGAGAGATTGCTAAGGATTGAACATTTTATGCAACAAAACCCAAATGTGTCCACTGAATTTCCCTCATCAGAACTTGATCAGGAACTTCATAAg AATGATGTTTAA